The genomic DNA ATAGTTTCGAAGGCCGGAACTACGATGAGTTCCCACACTTCTTTTCGCGTGTGAAGGAGCAGTTTCCCAAGGCGCGGACTGGTTCTTTTGTCGATTGGGAGCCGATCGACAGATTCATCGTTCGCGACGCCGACGTGCGGAAAGTTTACCCGTCCCAAGGAGCTGACGAGTACGCCCAGAAAGATGTCGAGATCGCGAAGGATGCTGTCGCGTTTCTGGAAGACGATCAACCACATGTTGTGATGGTGTATTTCGGAGCCGTAGACGAGACGGGACATCGACATGGCTTTCATCCGAGCGTTCAGCAATATATGTCTGCCATCGAAACAGTAGATGGTCACGTTGGAGCAGTCTTGAAGGCGATGAAGTCCCGTGCAGATTACGAGAAAGAGAACTGGTTAGTGGTTGTCTCCACTGATCATGGTGGTGTCGGGACAGGGCATGGCGACGGCCATGACAAGCCGGAGATTCGCAACACTTTCCTGATTGTTAGTGGAGCCAATTCGTTGTCCGGTAAGATTGAAGAACAGACTTACCTGGTCGACCTACCGGTAACGGCCCTCGCCCATTTGGGGGTCAAGATTGATCCACAATGGAAGCTGGACGGGAAAGCTGTCGGGCTCAATTCAACACCGAATCAGTAGATGCAAGTTCGAACTGGTCGGTGTCATTTTCTTCCTCAACTGGGGCTTCTCCTCTGATCTCTTCAGTTGTTTTTACGCCAAACAGGGATGCATACATTGTGTAAAAAGTTGGCACCAAAAGCAGGACGAGGAGTGTTGAGAACATCAATCCAAAGCAGAGACTCGTTGCCATTGGAATGAGTAGTTGTGCTTGAAATGATTTTTCAGTCAGGATCGGCAACAGTCCTGCCACCGTCGTAAGCGACGTTAGCAAGACCGGACGAAAGCGTCTTTGTCCCGCTTCGATCGCTGCCTCGTGGATGGACTTTCCAGCGCGGGTTCTTGCATTGGTGAAATCAACGAGGACGATCGAATCGTTGACGACAACACCTGTTAAGGCAACAAGTCCCAACGTACTAAAGAGCGTCAGGGGAAGGTCCATCAGGTAGTGGCCCCAGATTGCCCCGATGATCCCAAACGGGATGATCGACATCACGATGACCGGTTGCCCATAAGAGTTGAATTCCATAGTGAGCAATACGAAAGTTGCAAACATGGCGATTGCTAAGCCGACCGCTAAGCTTCCGACAGATTCGGTGTCCTGCTCTTGCTGGCCCTCCCAGCGAATCTGCAATCCTGGATGTTTTTTCAGCAATTCTGGAATGAAATCTTTTTGTAATTGCTGGACGATATTCTTTGCATTTCCAACGGTGGTGTCGAGATCGGATGAAACGGTGATGGAACGTTTTTGATCGACGCGGTTGATTTCGGAGTAGCCGCGACTCACGTTCACATTTGCGATTTCTGTGATGGGACGCTTCGTTCCATCACCCGGGTCAACTCGAATTTCATCGAGACTGGCGAGTGAATGGCGGTCTTCCTCTGGATACCGGACCATGAGTTTCACCTCATGTCGACCTCGTTGAAGTCGCATCACTTCTTCACCGTAATAAGA from Thalassoglobus polymorphus includes the following:
- a CDS encoding alkaline phosphatase family protein, which gives rise to MKTILLSIQLSLTVLCSFTVVIAEEAPRNRVLVIGIDGIRRDALLQAETPNLKSLIKEGAFSENTEILGERYSKNNTISGPGWSSFLTGVWADKHGVHDNSFEGRNYDEFPHFFSRVKEQFPKARTGSFVDWEPIDRFIVRDADVRKVYPSQGADEYAQKDVEIAKDAVAFLEDDQPHVVMVYFGAVDETGHRHGFHPSVQQYMSAIETVDGHVGAVLKAMKSRADYEKENWLVVVSTDHGGVGTGHGDGHDKPEIRNTFLIVSGANSLSGKIEEQTYLVDLPVTALAHLGVKIDPQWKLDGKAVGLNSTPNQ